AAGAGAAACGGAGAATATATGAAGGCGGTACTTCAGAGAGTAAACAGCGCTTCGCTGAGTTCAAATGAGGAAAGTGTCAGCGAAATCGGGAAAGGGGTTCTTGCTTACGTAGGAATCCTTAAAGGTGATAACGAATACGACTTGGAATTTATAGCGAGGAAGATTTCTTCCCTTCGCCTATTTTCCGATGACAACGGCAGGCTCAATATCAGCCCTGTGGATGTGAAGGGGGAAATCCTCCTTGTCAGCAATTTTACAATAGGCGCTAACTGCAGAAAAGGCAACAGACCGAGCTTCGACAGCGCTGCAGAACAGGCAGAGGCGAAGAGGCTTTTCGAACTTCTCGTAGAAATGCTCAAAGACAGCGGCCTGAAGGTGAAAACAGGCGTATTCGGCGCACATATGAAAATTGACAGTCAGGCTGACGGGCCTGTGAATATATTCCTTGATTCAAGAACTTAAAACCGGCCGGAAAGGGGCGAGATTATGAGCTCAAAAAAGATGTGCGGCTTAGTGAAGAAGGATATCGTTAAGAAGGATATCAAAAAATACACCAAATTGGTGAGTCAGCCGGAATTTGCCTGCAAAAAATGCGGGCTGGTATGTTCGGATAAAGACAGGCTCTGCAAGCCAGCAAAGCTGAAAGATTAGATTTAAACAGAAAAGCCGATACAAAGCTTTACAAAAAAGACGCAGCAGGGCTATGTTTATCTGCTGCGCCTTTTTTAATGACTGCCGAAAGCTGGTTTTATTCGCTGGAAATTTATTCCAGAAATAGTAGAATAAGGGGCAGTCGTTTTTTTACCCGCTTTAAGCTTAAAATATTTGATAAGATTATGATAGATTTGGATAAATGCAGATTAACCTTCTGGCCTGAGCCGGTGCTTCTGGAGAAGGCGAAGGAGGTTGAGAAAATAGATGATAATATACGGGCATTTGTTGATAAGATGCTCGATATTATGGTTGAGTCCAACGGGATTGGTCTTGCCGCTCCTCAGGCCAACGCAGGAATAAGGATATTTGTGGTGTCTCTCAAGGCAGACAGGGAGAAAGCCACGGTGTTCATCAACCCCGAGCTGAAGCTCTCCGGCGAGGTTACCGGTATGGAGGAAGGCTGCCTTTCAGTTCCCGGGATAAATCCTAAGATTGAAAGGCCCTCGAAGGTCTCTGTTACCGCGCTTAACCTTGACGGCGAGCGGTTTACTCTGCAGGCCGAAGGGCTTCTGGCAAAATGTGTCCAGCACGAGAACGACCACCTCAACGGCAAGACGATAATTGAACGAATCTCCAGAATCTCGAAGCTGAGATTCAGGACTCAGATAGAACAGCTCAAAGAAGATTTAAGAAGCAGGCAGGGGAGTGATGAATGAGAATATTCTTTTGCGGGTCAAGCGGTTTCGGACTGCCCTGTCTTGAAGCCCTTAGAGACAGCAGGCACGAGCTTGTCCAAGTTGCCACTCAGCCGGCACATAAGGCCGGCAGGGGGCGGAAAATTCGCAAAACCCCAGCAGCAGACTGGGCTGAGCATAATTCAGTACCGTGCTTTGAAACCGCTGATATAAACTCTGATGAGTCCCTCAGGCTCGCCGAAACGCTCAGACCTGATCTCTTCGTTGTGATAGCGTTCGGACAGAAGGTCGGCAGGGATTTCATCGAAAAGGCTCGATATGAGGCAATAAACGTGCATGCCTCCCTGCTGCCGAAATACCGAGGCGCAGCCCCGATAAACTGGGCACTTCTCAACGGCGAGAAAGAAACCGGCGTAACGATAATAACGCTCGCCGAGAAAATGGATGCGGGTTATATGCTCGGAAAGAAGAAAACCCCGATTTATAAAGACGACAACGCAAAGAGCCTGCACGACAGGCTCGCTGTTTTGAGCCCCGAGCTTCTGCTTGAAACGATAGATAAGATTGAAAACGGATCCGCCTCGTATATTCCTCAGGATGAAACCCGCGCTACGCTCGCCAGAAAGCTGAAGAAATCTGACGGAATCATAGACTGGCACAGCTCCGCTGAGGATATCGCAAACAAGGTGCGGGCATTCTGGCCGTGGCCTGAAGCCCAAACAAGATACCAAATTGGCAAGAGCGGGAAAATTATAAAGGTGATTATTGCCGATGCAGAGCCTGCTGAAAAGGCGGAAGGTTCCTCGCAGGAGGTTGGAGCTCTTGATGATAATATGAATGTTGTATGCGGGGAAGGTGCTCTTGCAATCAATAGGCTGAAGCCTGAAAACAGCAGTATGATGGATTTCAAGGCCTTCGAAAACGGAAGATACAGCGGAAGTGATGATAAGTTTCTAAATATTCAGCCTAAGTATGAATGACAGAGAACTTATACTA
This window of the Sedimentisphaera salicampi genome carries:
- the fmt gene encoding methionyl-tRNA formyltransferase; this encodes MRIFFCGSSGFGLPCLEALRDSRHELVQVATQPAHKAGRGRKIRKTPAADWAEHNSVPCFETADINSDESLRLAETLRPDLFVVIAFGQKVGRDFIEKARYEAINVHASLLPKYRGAAPINWALLNGEKETGVTIITLAEKMDAGYMLGKKKTPIYKDDNAKSLHDRLAVLSPELLLETIDKIENGSASYIPQDETRATLARKLKKSDGIIDWHSSAEDIANKVRAFWPWPEAQTRYQIGKSGKIIKVIIADAEPAEKAEGSSQEVGALDDNMNVVCGEGALAINRLKPENSSMMDFKAFENGRYSGSDDKFLNIQPKYE
- the dtd gene encoding D-aminoacyl-tRNA deacylase, with product MKAVLQRVNSASLSSNEESVSEIGKGVLAYVGILKGDNEYDLEFIARKISSLRLFSDDNGRLNISPVDVKGEILLVSNFTIGANCRKGNRPSFDSAAEQAEAKRLFELLVEMLKDSGLKVKTGVFGAHMKIDSQADGPVNIFLDSRT
- the def gene encoding peptide deformylase, whose protein sequence is MIDLDKCRLTFWPEPVLLEKAKEVEKIDDNIRAFVDKMLDIMVESNGIGLAAPQANAGIRIFVVSLKADREKATVFINPELKLSGEVTGMEEGCLSVPGINPKIERPSKVSVTALNLDGERFTLQAEGLLAKCVQHENDHLNGKTIIERISRISKLRFRTQIEQLKEDLRSRQGSDE